A window of the Streptomyces sp. NBC_00250 genome harbors these coding sequences:
- a CDS encoding polysaccharide deacetylase family protein: protein MNSAPLRTRIPVLLYHAVMDDPPDWIAEFTVSPKEFASQLDAIVASGRTAVTLGTLAAHFATGAPLPPRPVVLTFDDGFADLVGPTAEALAARGLPSTAYLTTGAITRGRPCLLPPAPMMTLAQAPLLEQYGMEVGAHTATHPQLDTLAPSALRRELRVSKAVLEDVLGHEVRHLAYPHGYNSPAVRRAAAAAGYTSAVAVRHALSSGTDEIYRIARLILRHSHTVADIEQWMEGRGAKAAPYPDSLPTVGWRMYRRARALLKGPEFAG, encoded by the coding sequence ATGAACAGCGCCCCGCTCCGCACCCGCATACCCGTCCTCCTCTACCACGCCGTGATGGACGACCCCCCGGACTGGATCGCCGAATTCACCGTCTCCCCCAAGGAGTTCGCCTCCCAGCTCGACGCGATCGTGGCCAGCGGCCGTACCGCCGTCACCCTCGGCACCCTCGCCGCGCACTTCGCCACCGGCGCCCCGCTGCCGCCCCGCCCCGTCGTCCTCACCTTCGACGACGGCTTCGCCGATCTGGTCGGGCCGACCGCCGAGGCGCTCGCCGCCCGCGGCCTGCCGTCCACCGCGTACCTCACCACCGGGGCCATCACCCGCGGCCGCCCCTGTCTGCTGCCGCCCGCGCCGATGATGACCCTCGCCCAGGCGCCGCTCCTGGAGCAGTACGGCATGGAGGTCGGCGCGCACACCGCCACCCACCCCCAGCTCGACACCCTCGCGCCGAGTGCACTGCGGCGCGAACTACGCGTGTCCAAAGCCGTGTTGGAGGATGTGCTCGGGCATGAGGTGCGGCATCTCGCCTACCCGCACGGCTACAACAGTCCGGCCGTACGGCGGGCCGCCGCGGCCGCCGGATACACCTCGGCCGTCGCCGTCCGGCACGCGCTCAGCTCCGGGACCGACGAGATCTACCGCATCGCCCGGCTCATCCTGCGCCACAGCCACACCGTCGCCGACATCGAGCAGTGGATGGAGGGGCGCGGCGCGAAGGCGGCGCCGTACCCGGACTCGCTGCCCACGGTCGGCTGGCGGATGTACCGCAGGGCCCGCGCCCTGCTCAAGGGGCCCGAGTTCGCCGGCTGA
- a CDS encoding DegT/DnrJ/EryC1/StrS family aminotransferase, producing the protein MFSAYAELEGRMRGRLGGRECLYVPSCRFGLYLALRHWCRPGGRVLMSPVNDDVIFFVVLAAGLRPVQAPLDPGNGSIDTAAVPESVWQGLSAVLTTNLYGNPDPAPELRGHCDRLGIPLIEDAAHAIGSTVDGRPVGTYGEASVFSLSKHTGAKTGGFLALADPALRAELADARDALLHPTRTTAELAYLVRPYAESTLRGLRLVGAARAAVRRLGLEEREEIRMPLRAEELKRALPAAPALEPFHSWVRVDMHDYRLRPGAGRLRRTTRRFARLDDVLDAHRAGTERLLASEYEAPTPSGPAQPLYRVPLLVEDRDAAVAALARRRITTGYLYDPPLDGYAGEAFTDLSPAPEPAAWFARHALPVDPRRADEALAVLRGAGIRPARPSMVPGGAR; encoded by the coding sequence ATGTTTTCTGCGTACGCGGAACTCGAAGGACGCATGCGCGGCCGGCTCGGGGGCAGGGAGTGCCTCTACGTGCCGTCGTGCCGCTTCGGTCTCTATCTCGCGCTGCGCCACTGGTGCAGACCGGGCGGCCGGGTGCTGATGTCACCGGTCAACGACGACGTCATCTTCTTCGTCGTCCTGGCCGCCGGGCTCCGCCCCGTGCAGGCGCCGCTCGACCCCGGGAACGGGTCGATCGACACGGCCGCCGTGCCCGAGTCCGTCTGGCAGGGCCTCTCCGCCGTCCTCACGACCAATCTGTACGGGAACCCCGACCCGGCTCCGGAGCTGCGGGGCCACTGCGACCGGCTCGGCATCCCGCTGATCGAGGACGCGGCCCACGCGATCGGCTCCACCGTCGACGGCCGCCCGGTCGGCACGTACGGCGAGGCGTCCGTCTTCAGCCTGTCGAAGCACACCGGCGCCAAGACCGGCGGCTTCCTCGCCCTCGCCGACCCGGCGCTGCGCGCGGAACTCGCCGACGCCCGCGACGCGTTGTTGCACCCGACCCGCACCACCGCCGAACTCGCCTACCTGGTACGGCCGTACGCCGAGTCGACCCTGCGCGGACTGCGCCTGGTCGGGGCCGCGCGCGCGGCGGTCCGGCGGCTCGGCCTGGAGGAGCGGGAGGAGATACGCATGCCGCTCCGCGCCGAGGAGCTGAAGCGGGCCCTGCCGGCGGCGCCCGCGCTCGAACCCTTCCACTCCTGGGTCCGGGTCGACATGCACGACTACCGGCTGCGGCCGGGCGCCGGGCGGCTCCGACGCACCACCCGCAGGTTCGCCCGGCTCGACGACGTCCTCGACGCGCACCGGGCGGGCACCGAACGGCTCCTGGCGAGCGAGTACGAGGCGCCGACGCCCTCGGGGCCGGCCCAGCCGCTGTACCGGGTGCCGCTGCTCGTCGAGGACCGGGACGCGGCCGTCGCCGCCCTCGCCCGGCGCCGGATCACCACCGGCTACCTCTACGACCCGCCGCTCGACGGCTACGCGGGCGAGGCCTTCACCGACCTCTCCCCCGCGCCGGAGCCGGCCGCCTGGTTCGCCCGGCACGCGCTGCCCGTGGACCCGCGCCGCGCGGACGAGGCCCTCGCGGTGCTGCGCGGCGCCGGGATCCGCCCGGCTCGCCCGTCGATGGTCCCCGGCGGCGCCCGGTGA
- a CDS encoding RNA polymerase sigma factor SigF gives MSPRLDAPRTPDAPSAAVPLDHPADRPVGLPLDPPVDTVDHSGTRAVRLPEQLTDRPLDHIGPVDARALSKQLFARLAELEEGTHDHAYVRNTLVELNLALVKFAAARFGTRSEPMEDIVQVGTIGLIKAIDRFELTRGVEFPTFAMPTIIGEIKRFFRDTSWSVHVPRRLQELRLDLAKAGDALAQRLDRAPTVAELAEELGISPEEVVEGMAASNAYTASSLDAQPDEEEGGGGEATLADRLGYEDHGLTGIEYIASLKPMIASLPARERHILSLRFVSGMTQSEIGTELGISQMHVSRLLARILARLRRGLTLEE, from the coding sequence ATGTCACCCCGGCTCGACGCCCCGCGTACCCCCGACGCGCCGTCGGCAGCAGTCCCCCTGGACCATCCCGCCGACCGTCCCGTCGGCCTCCCCCTCGACCCTCCCGTCGACACCGTCGACCACTCCGGCACCCGTGCCGTCCGGCTCCCGGAGCAGCTCACCGACCGACCCCTCGACCACATCGGCCCGGTCGACGCGCGCGCCCTGTCGAAGCAGCTCTTCGCGCGGCTCGCGGAGCTCGAAGAGGGCACCCACGACCACGCGTACGTCCGCAACACCCTCGTCGAACTCAACCTGGCCCTGGTCAAGTTCGCCGCCGCCCGCTTCGGCACCCGCAGCGAGCCGATGGAGGACATCGTCCAGGTCGGCACCATCGGCCTCATCAAGGCGATCGACCGCTTCGAACTCACCCGCGGCGTGGAGTTCCCCACCTTCGCGATGCCGACGATCATCGGTGAGATCAAGCGCTTCTTCCGCGACACGTCGTGGTCCGTGCATGTGCCGCGCAGGCTCCAGGAGTTGCGGCTCGACCTCGCCAAGGCCGGTGACGCCCTCGCGCAGCGCCTCGACCGCGCGCCGACCGTCGCCGAGCTCGCCGAGGAACTCGGCATCTCCCCCGAGGAGGTCGTCGAGGGCATGGCCGCGAGCAACGCGTACACCGCGAGCTCGCTCGACGCGCAGCCCGACGAGGAGGAGGGCGGCGGCGGTGAGGCCACGCTCGCCGACCGGCTCGGCTACGAGGACCACGGCCTCACCGGGATCGAGTACATCGCCTCCCTGAAGCCGATGATCGCCTCCCTCCCCGCCCGCGAGCGGCACATCCTCTCGCTCCGGTTCGTCTCCGGCATGACCCAGTCGGAGATCGGCACGGAGCTCGGCATCTCGCAGATGCACGTGTCCCGGCTGCTCGCCCGCATCCTCGCCAGGCTGCGCCGGGGTCTCACTCTGGAGGAATGA
- a CDS encoding GNAT family N-acetyltransferase, protein MSVRVVRPGELGEREIEAWRELRAKAGGPANPFMEPEFTRAVAEVRPRSRVAVWWEGDEPVGFFPHEKGLFGGGRAIGFGVSDSQGAVLRSGLRPGARALLRACGLAVWEFDNLEAGQPVFEGAATESFGSPVIDVGEGYAAYEALLRVQSPKFLRTTLAKERKLGRQADGEVRFVFDERDPAALRTLMEWKSAQYRRTGRGDRFAKEWINTLVRRLHELRTPGCSGVLSVLYVGERPIAAHFGLRSATVLSCWFPAYDPEFAKYSPGLVLHLRMAEAAAAAGVGMLDLGRGDAEYKDALKTGEVTVYEGAVVRPGALGALHWLRREPPLRVHRFVRTRPALAARGRAALNGLARLRGHR, encoded by the coding sequence GTGAGCGTGCGCGTCGTGCGGCCGGGGGAGCTGGGCGAGCGCGAGATCGAGGCCTGGCGAGAGCTGCGAGCCAAGGCCGGCGGGCCCGCGAACCCCTTCATGGAGCCGGAGTTCACCCGCGCTGTCGCCGAGGTGCGCCCGCGGTCGCGCGTCGCCGTCTGGTGGGAGGGCGACGAGCCGGTCGGCTTCTTCCCGCACGAGAAGGGGCTGTTCGGCGGGGGCCGTGCCATCGGCTTCGGGGTCTCCGACAGTCAGGGAGCCGTCCTGCGGTCCGGACTGCGCCCGGGCGCCCGGGCGTTGCTGCGTGCCTGCGGTCTCGCCGTCTGGGAGTTCGACAACCTGGAGGCCGGACAGCCGGTCTTCGAGGGCGCCGCCACCGAGTCGTTCGGCTCACCCGTGATCGACGTCGGCGAGGGGTACGCGGCCTACGAGGCCCTGCTCCGCGTCCAGTCGCCCAAGTTCCTCAGGACCACCCTCGCCAAGGAGCGCAAGCTCGGGCGCCAGGCCGACGGCGAGGTGCGTTTCGTCTTCGACGAGCGCGATCCCGCGGCCCTGCGCACCCTCATGGAGTGGAAGTCCGCCCAGTACCGCAGGACCGGCCGAGGGGACCGCTTCGCCAAGGAGTGGATCAACACCCTGGTCCGCCGCCTCCACGAACTCCGCACGCCCGGCTGCTCCGGCGTGCTGTCCGTGCTGTACGTGGGGGAGCGTCCGATCGCCGCGCACTTCGGGCTGCGTTCGGCGACCGTCCTGTCCTGCTGGTTCCCGGCGTACGACCCCGAGTTCGCGAAGTACTCGCCGGGGCTCGTCCTCCATCTGCGGATGGCCGAGGCGGCCGCCGCCGCCGGGGTCGGGATGCTGGACCTGGGGCGCGGCGACGCCGAGTACAAGGACGCCCTGAAGACCGGGGAGGTGACGGTGTACGAGGGGGCCGTCGTCCGCCCGGGGGCGCTGGGGGCCCTGCACTGGCTGCGGCGGGAGCCCCCGCTGCGCGTACACCGCTTCGTCCGGACCCGCCCGGCCCTCGCGGCCCGCGGGCGCGCCGCCCTCAACGGTCTCGCCCGTCTGCGGGGCCACCGTTAG
- a CDS encoding VOC family protein: protein MTIRRAVPNLHTASPEENRDFYGLLGFEAVMDHGWITTLASPSAPTAQISLMTHDLTAPVTPDLSVEVDDVDAAYAAVRASGAEIVHPLTDEPWGVRRFFTRDPDGRVINVLSHRSQRPDAAAGAASSKAPGGRRRPR, encoded by the coding sequence ATGACGATCCGCCGCGCCGTCCCCAACCTCCACACCGCCTCCCCCGAGGAGAACCGCGACTTCTACGGGCTGCTCGGGTTCGAGGCGGTCATGGACCACGGCTGGATCACCACCCTCGCCTCCCCGTCGGCCCCCACGGCTCAGATCAGCCTGATGACCCACGACCTGACTGCTCCGGTCACCCCGGACCTGAGCGTCGAGGTCGACGACGTGGACGCGGCGTACGCGGCGGTCCGTGCGTCGGGCGCCGAGATCGTCCACCCGCTGACCGACGAACCCTGGGGCGTGCGCCGCTTCTTCACCCGCGACCCGGACGGCCGGGTGATCAACGTCCTGAGCCACCGGTCCCAGCGGCCCGACGCGGCCGCCGGTGCCGCTAGTTCGAAAGCGCCAGGCGGACGCCGAAGGCCGCGATGA
- a CDS encoding STAS domain-containing protein: protein MDRENIGSAPPARLRVEVRTVDTSELLAPVGELDHYTAELLRSPLDQALDAGRSRLVVDCSGLEFCDSTGLNVLLGARLRADAAGGGVHLVGMRPAVARVFHITGAEAVFTVHETLATALPG, encoded by the coding sequence ATGGACCGCGAGAACATCGGCAGCGCACCGCCCGCGCGGTTGCGGGTCGAGGTCCGGACCGTGGACACGAGCGAACTCCTCGCCCCGGTCGGTGAGCTGGATCACTACACCGCCGAACTGCTGCGTTCCCCTCTGGACCAGGCGCTGGACGCGGGCCGTTCGCGGCTCGTCGTCGACTGCTCGGGCCTGGAGTTCTGCGACTCGACCGGGCTCAACGTGCTCCTCGGTGCCCGGCTGAGGGCGGACGCCGCCGGTGGTGGCGTCCATCTCGTGGGGATGCGGCCCGCGGTGGCCCGGGTGTTCCACATCACGGGCGCGGAGGCCGTCTTCACCGTGCACGAGACACTCGCCACAGCTCTTCCCGGCTGA
- a CDS encoding lipopolysaccharide biosynthesis protein: protein MTESVRLRGPEQTGPDPADEASAHTEAKKGDGPGHGSGSDSGSDSAADSGSGDNSMFRNAYALMLSTGVSAALGLGFWLIAARYYSEEAVGQGSAAIAAQRMLASITATTLSGAVVRYVPRAGRATGPLVVRLYLVSSVVVAVACGVFLLTLDLWGPSYAPLGTVSAGIFFTASAVGWALLTLQDGVLTGLRRAIWVPVGNAVFSLGKLVLLVLLAAAVPVLGVFVSWAAAIVLSVLPLGWLVFRRLIPQQARADRDREPPSMREIGRFIAGDSVGAFFSLVMISLLPVMVAVRFDSAHNAFFYTAYTVGGTMEFMAINMASSLTAHASHSPESLAEGVRGALRRMVLLLVPVVLVLVVFAPLILAPFGQGYQDNGSTVLRLLAAAALPRVAVELYIGVLRVQGRTGMLAAVQGAMCLLVLGSAAVLLGPYGISGAGIAVLGGMTLMAIASAPGLRATLKGQAPAERPRAAARVKERAEDGYGTNWARESAYLRGAHESVTPAFGIPVYVPRQPADEPAGPLARPLPRPASRTAAPDTPDRTVTWLWLLLGLAAGLFWFPLARSGELDVATLSGTGLLAALPPVTLLAGLILVALQGAAVGLRGFRPSFAGTVLLATFLALHTAPPLLGLRPADAAGPGAALLGDGVERAVAPIALQALSLLLTAVLLRVVGVGARVTAGVVWVLVWAGWAGQQAFATAPLPLFLGLAGGTMAVCAFRGLTSGRRP, encoded by the coding sequence GTGACGGAGTCGGTACGGCTGCGGGGTCCGGAGCAGACGGGTCCGGACCCGGCGGACGAGGCCTCCGCGCACACGGAGGCGAAGAAGGGCGACGGCCCCGGACACGGCTCCGGCTCGGATTCCGGCTCGGATTCCGCCGCCGACTCGGGTTCCGGCGACAACTCCATGTTCCGCAACGCCTATGCCCTGATGCTCTCCACCGGCGTCTCGGCGGCCCTCGGGCTCGGCTTCTGGCTGATCGCCGCCCGCTACTACTCGGAGGAGGCCGTCGGGCAGGGCTCCGCCGCCATCGCCGCACAGCGGATGCTCGCCTCGATCACGGCGACGACCCTGTCCGGCGCGGTCGTCCGGTACGTGCCCCGGGCGGGCCGGGCCACCGGCCCGCTGGTCGTCCGCCTGTACCTGGTCAGCAGTGTCGTCGTCGCCGTCGCCTGCGGTGTCTTCCTGCTCACCCTCGACCTGTGGGGGCCTTCGTACGCCCCGCTCGGCACCGTCTCCGCCGGGATCTTCTTCACCGCCTCCGCCGTCGGCTGGGCCCTGCTCACCCTCCAGGACGGGGTGCTCACCGGGCTGAGACGGGCGATCTGGGTCCCCGTCGGCAACGCCGTCTTCTCGCTCGGCAAGCTCGTCCTGCTCGTCCTGCTCGCGGCCGCCGTGCCGGTCCTCGGCGTCTTCGTCTCCTGGGCGGCGGCGATCGTGCTCTCCGTGCTGCCGCTCGGCTGGCTCGTCTTCCGCCGGCTCATCCCCCAGCAGGCCCGCGCCGACCGGGACCGCGAACCGCCGAGCATGCGGGAGATCGGCCGGTTCATCGCCGGGGACTCCGTCGGCGCGTTCTTCAGCCTCGTCATGATCAGCCTGCTGCCGGTGATGGTCGCCGTCCGCTTCGACTCCGCCCACAACGCCTTCTTCTACACGGCGTACACCGTCGGCGGCACGATGGAGTTCATGGCCATCAACATGGCCTCCTCGCTCACCGCGCACGCCTCGCACAGCCCCGAGTCCCTCGCCGAGGGCGTACGGGGCGCGCTGCGCCGCATGGTGCTGCTGCTCGTCCCCGTCGTCCTCGTCCTGGTCGTCTTCGCGCCGCTGATCCTGGCGCCCTTCGGCCAGGGGTACCAGGACAACGGCTCCACCGTGCTGCGCCTCCTCGCCGCCGCCGCGCTCCCCCGGGTCGCCGTGGAGCTCTACATCGGCGTGCTGCGGGTCCAGGGCCGTACGGGCATGCTCGCCGCCGTCCAGGGCGCGATGTGCCTCCTCGTGCTCGGCAGCGCGGCCGTGCTGCTCGGCCCGTACGGCATCAGCGGGGCCGGGATCGCCGTCCTCGGCGGGATGACCCTGATGGCGATCGCCTCCGCACCGGGCCTGCGGGCCACCCTCAAGGGACAGGCACCGGCCGAACGCCCCCGGGCGGCGGCGCGGGTGAAGGAGCGCGCGGAGGACGGGTACGGCACCAACTGGGCACGGGAGAGCGCCTATCTGCGCGGGGCTCACGAGTCGGTGACGCCCGCGTTCGGCATCCCCGTGTACGTGCCCCGGCAGCCTGCCGACGAACCCGCGGGCCCCCTCGCGAGGCCGCTGCCACGTCCGGCGTCACGGACGGCGGCGCCGGACACCCCGGACCGTACGGTGACCTGGCTGTGGCTGCTGCTCGGCCTCGCGGCCGGGCTGTTCTGGTTCCCGCTCGCCCGGTCCGGCGAGCTGGACGTGGCGACGCTCTCCGGCACCGGGCTGCTCGCCGCGCTGCCCCCGGTCACGCTCCTCGCCGGGCTGATCCTGGTCGCCCTCCAGGGCGCCGCCGTCGGACTCCGGGGCTTCCGGCCCTCGTTCGCCGGAACGGTCCTGCTCGCGACCTTCCTCGCCCTGCACACCGCGCCGCCCCTGCTCGGCCTGCGTCCGGCCGACGCGGCGGGTCCGGGTGCGGCGCTCCTGGGCGACGGGGTGGAGCGGGCCGTCGCCCCCATCGCGCTCCAGGCGCTGAGCCTGCTGCTCACGGCCGTGCTGCTCCGGGTGGTCGGGGTGGGCGCGCGGGTCACGGCCGGTGTGGTGTGGGTGCTCGTCTGGGCGGGCTGGGCGGGGCAGCAGGCCTTCGCCACCGCCCCGCTCCCGCTCTTCCTGGGCCTGGCGGGCGGCACGATGGCGGTGTGCGCCTTCCGCGGTCTGACGTCGGGCCGCCGCCCTTAG
- a CDS encoding LysE family translocator, giving the protein MEPTTALWSFALVVGLLTLTPGLDTALILRTSALGHRARAWGVVLGIQTGTLLWGALTSLGVTALLTASQLAYDILRWAGAAYLVWIGAQMLRNTFRGLPAAGEADEGHATAEDSVAAGWRQGTLTNLLNPKVGAFYVAVLPQFLPTGGDHFTMGLLLTGEHILLGLLWSTVLIAFARLLRDQLRRPRARRYLDRLTGTVIAAFGVRLALSN; this is encoded by the coding sequence ATGGAACCCACCACGGCTCTCTGGTCCTTCGCCCTCGTCGTAGGGCTGCTCACCCTCACCCCCGGCCTCGACACCGCGCTGATCCTGCGCACCTCCGCCCTCGGCCACCGCGCGCGGGCCTGGGGAGTCGTCCTCGGCATCCAGACCGGCACGCTGCTGTGGGGCGCGCTCACTTCGCTGGGCGTCACCGCGCTCCTCACGGCCTCGCAGCTGGCGTACGACATCCTGCGCTGGGCGGGCGCGGCGTACCTGGTCTGGATCGGCGCGCAGATGCTCCGCAACACCTTCCGGGGCCTCCCGGCGGCGGGAGAGGCGGACGAGGGCCACGCGACGGCCGAGGACTCCGTGGCCGCCGGCTGGCGCCAGGGAACGCTCACGAACCTCCTGAACCCGAAGGTCGGCGCCTTCTACGTCGCGGTTCTCCCCCAGTTCCTGCCGACGGGCGGCGACCACTTCACCATGGGCCTTCTCCTGACCGGCGAGCACATCCTCCTCGGCCTCCTCTGGTCCACGGTCCTGATCGCCTTCGCCCGCCTCCTCCGCGACCAGCTCCGCAGGCCCAGGGCCCGCCGCTACCTGGACCGGCTCACGGGCACGGTCATCGCGGCCTTCGGCGTCCGCCTGGCGCTTTCGAACTAG
- a CDS encoding phosphotransferase, which produces MTGIRGDQEARGVDELEIIGWGRTADVYALPGDDAWVLRRNRDGGGTAREAEVMTRLARQGYPVPAVLRAEGPDLVMERLAGPSLLDALLAGTYEPEPAGVLMAELLARLHALPGSPPAHLDLHPGNVLLTADRGPVVIDWETAEEGHPPGLDHAMSALLLAEVAVSPAPYAPGARAGLAALLSAATAPVLPHIGTARLRRAADPNLTDGEVAALGAAADLVTELAASRAA; this is translated from the coding sequence ATGACGGGGATCCGTGGTGATCAAGAGGCCCGCGGGGTGGACGAGTTGGAGATCATCGGCTGGGGCAGGACCGCGGACGTGTACGCGCTGCCCGGAGACGACGCGTGGGTGCTGCGGCGCAACCGGGACGGTGGCGGCACGGCCCGGGAGGCCGAGGTCATGACGCGGCTGGCGCGCCAGGGTTACCCGGTTCCGGCGGTGCTGCGCGCGGAGGGGCCCGATCTGGTGATGGAGCGCCTCGCGGGGCCCTCGCTCCTGGACGCCCTGCTGGCCGGCACGTACGAACCGGAACCGGCGGGCGTGCTGATGGCGGAGCTCCTGGCGAGGCTGCACGCGCTGCCGGGATCGCCGCCGGCGCATCTGGACCTGCACCCCGGAAACGTCCTCCTGACGGCCGACCGGGGGCCCGTCGTCATCGACTGGGAGACGGCCGAGGAAGGGCACCCGCCCGGCCTCGACCACGCGATGTCGGCGCTGCTCCTCGCGGAGGTGGCGGTCTCCCCGGCGCCGTACGCCCCGGGCGCCCGGGCGGGCCTGGCCGCGCTCCTGTCGGCCGCGACGGCCCCGGTCCTGCCGCACATCGGCACGGCCCGGCTCCGCCGCGCGGCGGACCCGAACCTGACGGACGGGGAGGTGGCCGCGCTGGGCGCGGCGGCGGACCTGGTGACGGAGCTGGCGGCGTCCCGGGCCGCCTGA
- a CDS encoding glycosyltransferase codes for MSSPPVPRPLSVAELDLGAPDGPVLGFRPAPGGPAVVPGDVYALVRLRGRPAATVVGTVAAGEDPAEVLAALARPRLTGATKPGTDAERLAAARGDAPDPLTPPRASVVVATRERPEQLARALDSLLVQDHPDFELVVVDNAPRTTDTHELVTRAYADRVRYVREDVPGLATAHNTGLAAADGAVVAFTDDDVIADPRWLSALTTPFAADPGLGCVTGLILPARLGTPAQILLESHGGFAKGFAPRLYDPEQPPADEPLFPFTAGSFGSGANMAFRADALRRAGGFDPATGTGTPAKGGDDLYAFVAVLSAGFRLRYTAEALVWHHHRDTWQDLRNQAYGYGAGLTAYLTATLVRSPRLLPALLARLPRGLAHARTMTAQRGEGDGGVPGEHGTHHHPWPASLSRLERRGMLYGPIGYAKARLRKADAR; via the coding sequence ATGAGCAGCCCCCCCGTCCCCCGGCCCCTCTCCGTCGCCGAGCTCGATCTCGGCGCTCCCGACGGGCCCGTCCTCGGCTTCCGGCCCGCGCCGGGCGGTCCGGCCGTCGTGCCCGGTGACGTCTACGCGCTGGTACGGCTCCGGGGCCGGCCCGCCGCCACCGTCGTCGGTACCGTCGCCGCCGGCGAGGACCCCGCCGAGGTGCTCGCCGCCCTCGCCCGGCCGCGGCTCACCGGGGCGACGAAGCCGGGGACCGACGCCGAACGCCTCGCCGCCGCCCGGGGGGACGCCCCCGACCCGCTCACCCCGCCCCGTGCCTCCGTCGTCGTCGCCACCCGCGAGCGGCCCGAGCAGCTCGCCCGCGCCCTCGACTCGCTCCTCGTCCAGGACCACCCGGACTTCGAGCTCGTCGTCGTCGACAACGCGCCCCGCACCACCGACACCCACGAGCTGGTCACCCGCGCGTACGCCGACCGCGTCCGGTACGTCCGCGAGGACGTCCCCGGTCTCGCCACCGCCCACAACACCGGCCTCGCCGCGGCCGACGGCGCCGTCGTCGCCTTCACCGACGACGACGTGATCGCCGACCCGCGCTGGCTGAGCGCGCTCACCACGCCCTTCGCCGCCGACCCCGGCCTCGGCTGCGTCACCGGACTGATCCTGCCCGCCCGGCTCGGCACCCCCGCCCAGATCCTCCTCGAATCGCACGGCGGCTTCGCCAAGGGCTTCGCGCCCCGTCTGTACGACCCGGAGCAGCCGCCCGCCGACGAGCCGCTCTTCCCGTTCACCGCCGGCAGCTTCGGCTCCGGCGCCAACATGGCCTTCCGCGCCGACGCCCTCCGCCGGGCCGGCGGCTTCGACCCGGCGACCGGCACCGGGACCCCGGCCAAGGGCGGCGACGACCTGTACGCCTTCGTGGCCGTCCTCTCCGCCGGCTTCCGGCTCCGCTACACCGCCGAGGCCCTCGTCTGGCACCACCACCGCGACACCTGGCAGGACCTGCGGAACCAGGCGTACGGCTACGGCGCCGGCCTCACCGCGTACCTCACCGCGACCCTGGTGCGCAGCCCCCGCCTGCTGCCCGCCCTCCTCGCCCGGCTGCCGCGCGGCCTCGCGCACGCCCGGACCATGACCGCCCAGCGCGGGGAGGGGGACGGCGGAGTCCCCGGCGAGCACGGCACCCACCACCACCCCTGGCCCGCCTCCCTCTCCCGACTGGAGCGCCGCGGCATGCTCTACGGCCCGATCGGCTACGCGAAGGCCCGGCTGCGGAAGGCGGACGCCCGATGA
- a CDS encoding glycosyl hydrolase codes for MTGGHGKGGPWARLAIAFAAVGALTAGIGVWSTLAEGDDRCTPDAALVAPCGAWWGAYIPHDEDSSLTRPVYAFEKKIGRKVDLVYTYHDMSGSKADGELLTPDERELGRERLLMLAWESTVWTEEHHANWTEKQLGWKNIASGKYDASVIDPQALRLKEYGKRVFFSFDQEADFRIPEGAGTPEEYVAAYRHLRDRFEELGVTNVVWVWTVSGYLGNAERMKALYPGDEYVDWIGMDQYNYYLCHKSPDWLDFDRSQRPSYDWLRKNISADKPIMLSEFSTAPDPKDPERQRDWYTAIPKVAPTLPKARAYVHWNRAVPGPGCDLTIDSGPGLEGYRTAGRDPYFRQDVPNR; via the coding sequence GTGACCGGCGGCCACGGCAAGGGCGGCCCCTGGGCCCGGCTGGCGATCGCGTTCGCCGCCGTCGGAGCGCTGACCGCCGGCATAGGGGTCTGGTCGACCCTCGCCGAGGGCGACGACCGCTGCACTCCCGACGCCGCCCTCGTCGCCCCGTGCGGGGCATGGTGGGGCGCGTACATCCCGCACGACGAGGACAGTTCGCTCACCCGGCCCGTGTACGCCTTCGAGAAGAAGATCGGCCGCAAGGTCGACCTCGTCTACACGTACCACGACATGTCGGGGAGCAAGGCCGACGGCGAACTGCTCACCCCCGACGAGCGGGAACTCGGCCGCGAGCGGCTCCTCATGCTGGCCTGGGAGTCCACGGTGTGGACCGAGGAACACCACGCCAACTGGACCGAGAAGCAGCTCGGCTGGAAGAACATCGCCTCCGGGAAGTACGACGCCTCCGTCATCGACCCGCAGGCCCTGCGCCTCAAGGAGTACGGCAAGCGGGTCTTCTTCTCCTTCGACCAGGAGGCCGACTTCCGCATCCCCGAGGGCGCCGGGACCCCCGAGGAGTACGTCGCCGCCTACCGCCACCTCCGCGACCGCTTCGAGGAGCTGGGCGTCACCAATGTGGTGTGGGTGTGGACCGTCTCCGGCTATCTCGGCAACGCCGAGCGGATGAAGGCGCTCTACCCCGGCGACGAGTACGTCGACTGGATCGGCATGGACCAGTACAACTACTACCTCTGCCACAAGTCGCCGGACTGGCTCGACTTCGACCGGAGCCAGCGGCCGAGCTACGACTGGCTCCGGAAGAACATCTCCGCCGACAAGCCGATCATGCTCTCCGAGTTCTCCACCGCCCCCGACCCGAAGGACCCCGAGCGGCAGCGCGACTGGTACACCGCGATCCCGAAGGTGGCGCCGACCCTGCCGAAGGCACGCGCGTACGTGCACTGGAACCGGGCCGTTCCCGGGCCCGGCTGCGACCTGACCATCGACTCCGGCCCAGGACTCGAGGGCTACCGGACGGCCGGCCGCGACCCGTACTTCCGGCAGGACGTACCGAACCGGTAG